Proteins from a single region of Gammaproteobacteria bacterium:
- a CDS encoding ATP-binding cassette domain-containing protein, translated as MTLLTLNEVSLAYGHHPLLDHVSFEIAAGERVCLIGRNGAGKSTLFRVLSGKAQPDDGKVWRRDTLRVSHLEQEVPLDIDATIYDAVSAGLGDVGRLLGDYHRAAQRLDGAAPGALAELSALQQQIETRDGWNLAQQVETVLSRLDLPPDQAVNTCSGGVRRRVMLAQALVSAPDLLLLDEPTNHMDIKAIDWLEDYLLSFRGALIFITHDRTFLRRLATRLIELDRGRLTSFPGDYANYLRRKDEMLAAEEQANARFDRKLAEHEVWIRQGIKARRTRNEGRVNLLEQMRRERAGRIDAAGKASLAVDAGEASGRRVVDLRHVSFSYGGRCIVRDFSTSIVRGDRIGIMGPNGSGKSTLLKLILGELSPDSGDVVHGSRLQIAYFDQQRELLDPDKTVRDNISEGSDFVEVRGRPRHVVGYLKDFLFPPERIDAPVRILSGGERNRLLLARLFTKPANMLVLDEPTNDLDVDTLELLEDLLSDYDGTLLIVSHDRSFLDNLVTSTIMFEGGGHVSECVGGYEDWLRQRRPPPSPGVRPAADKTPRALPAATHKAAATTPAKRKLSFAERRELEALPGRIEALEQEQRQLEQEAGSGEFYQQDKAAITAALARLEELGRELQLAYDRWESLDKLGSE; from the coding sequence ATGACGCTCCTCACGCTCAACGAGGTCTCGCTCGCGTACGGCCACCACCCCCTGCTCGACCATGTCAGTTTCGAGATCGCGGCGGGCGAGCGGGTGTGCCTGATCGGACGCAACGGCGCGGGAAAATCCACCCTGTTCCGCGTGCTCAGCGGCAAGGCTCAGCCCGACGACGGCAAGGTCTGGCGGCGCGACACCCTGCGCGTCTCGCACCTGGAACAGGAGGTTCCCCTCGACATTGATGCGACCATCTATGATGCGGTAAGCGCCGGGCTGGGCGATGTCGGCCGGCTGCTCGGCGACTACCACCGGGCGGCGCAACGGCTCGACGGCGCCGCGCCCGGCGCGCTCGCCGAGCTGTCCGCACTGCAGCAGCAGATCGAGACACGTGATGGCTGGAACCTGGCGCAGCAGGTCGAGACCGTATTGAGCCGACTCGACCTGCCGCCGGACCAGGCCGTCAACACATGCTCCGGCGGCGTGCGGCGCCGCGTGATGCTGGCGCAGGCGCTGGTCAGCGCGCCCGACCTGCTGCTGCTCGACGAGCCGACCAACCACATGGACATCAAGGCGATCGACTGGCTGGAGGATTACCTGCTGTCCTTCCGCGGCGCGCTGATCTTCATCACCCATGACCGCACCTTCCTGCGCCGGCTCGCCACCCGCCTCATTGAACTGGACCGCGGCCGCCTCACCTCGTTCCCGGGCGACTACGCGAACTACCTGCGCCGCAAGGACGAGATGCTCGCGGCCGAGGAGCAGGCCAATGCCCGGTTCGACCGCAAGCTCGCCGAGCACGAGGTGTGGATCCGCCAGGGCATCAAGGCGCGGCGGACGCGCAACGAGGGCCGCGTGAACCTGCTGGAGCAGATGCGCCGCGAGCGCGCGGGCCGCATCGACGCCGCGGGAAAGGCCAGCCTCGCCGTCGACGCCGGAGAGGCGTCGGGCCGGCGCGTGGTCGACCTGCGCCACGTCAGCTTCAGCTACGGCGGCCGCTGCATCGTCCGCGACTTCTCCACCAGCATCGTGCGCGGCGACCGCATCGGAATCATGGGACCGAACGGCTCCGGCAAGAGCACGCTGCTGAAGCTGATCCTGGGCGAGCTCAGTCCCGATTCCGGCGACGTGGTACACGGCAGCCGCCTGCAGATCGCCTACTTCGACCAGCAGCGCGAACTGCTCGATCCGGACAAGACCGTGCGCGACAACATCAGCGAGGGCAGCGACTTCGTCGAGGTGCGCGGCCGTCCGCGCCACGTGGTCGGATACCTGAAGGACTTCCTGTTCCCGCCGGAACGCATCGACGCCCCGGTGCGCATCCTCTCCGGCGGCGAACGCAACCGCCTGCTGCTCGCGCGCCTGTTCACCAAACCCGCCAACATGCTGGTACTGGACGAGCCGACCAACGACCTCGACGTGGACACCCTCGAACTGCTGGAGGACCTGCTGTCGGATTACGACGGCACCCTGCTGATCGTCAGCCACGACCGCAGCTTCCTCGACAACCTGGTCACCAGCACGATCATGTTCGAGGGCGGCGGCCACGTCTCCGAATGCGTCGGCGGTTACGAGGACTGGCTGCGCCAGCGCCGCCCCCCTCCGTCGCCGGGCGTGCGCCCCGCCGCGGACAAGACGCCGCGCGCACTGCCTGCGGCGACGCACAAAGCCGCGGCAACAACGCCGGCGAAACGCAAGCTGAGCTTTGCGGAAAGGCGCGAACTCGAAGCCCTGCCGGGACGCATCGAGGCGCTGGAGCAGGAACAGCGGCAGCTCGAACAGGAGGCTGGCAGCGGCGAATTCTACCAGCAGGACAAGGCCGCCATCACCGCCGCGCTCGCGCGCCTCGAGGAGCTCGGCCGGGAACTGCAGTTGGCCTACGACCGCTGGGAGTCGCTCGATAAATTGGGGTCAGAGTAA
- a CDS encoding DUF1289 domain-containing protein, whose amino-acid sequence MGSAVKSPCVSECIMDDNGVCTACGMTDKESNTWYKLSDEERLKIVERLAAQKKPQAGGTGSTQS is encoded by the coding sequence ATGGGAAGTGCAGTCAAATCGCCCTGCGTCAGCGAGTGCATCATGGATGATAACGGTGTGTGCACCGCATGCGGGATGACGGATAAAGAGTCCAATACCTGGTACAAGCTCTCCGACGAGGAGCGCCTCAAGATCGTCGAACGCCTGGCGGCGCAGAAGAAACCGCAGGCGGGCGGCACCGGCAGCACGCAGTCATAA
- a CDS encoding NAD(P)H-dependent oxidoreductase gives MKVLVILGHPNHSSLCGALAEAYAGGARQSGQDVRILRLGDLAFDTNYPTRPQDAQGDEPDLAQARAHVTWADHLAFVFPNWWGMMPALLKGFIDRIFSPGFAFQMHDDGTWDRLLKGKTAQIITTMDTPGWVYRLIYGQPGINALKRATLQFCGVTPVRVLRFGTVFNSTPPQRAHWIEKARAAGRRLALGVPDRGEAVAAKTLSWIRAMRLQFYPMTWLAYTLGAGMAHGVGVFAQPVYWLGYLAVFLLEFAAVLINEYVDYDSDRRNRNFSPFNGGSRVLVDGALSFAEVRYGLAFALTGFAASGLLLSAAGGVPAATLGALCVSGVILCLGYTSPPLRFCWRGLGEVVVALTHSFLAVVCGWLLLGGPAADPLPWMLGLPLFWSILPAITLSAIPDLEADSAVGKRTLVAELGAGRALVFCMAAVVAAAAFALAWQVLGIGGDSYAGIGWFVLPHAALLLVMLQRYRRRYRRPTRINGLMATALSYILWFVAVPFWNTL, from the coding sequence ATGAAGGTCCTGGTCATCCTCGGTCACCCCAATCACTCCAGCCTGTGCGGTGCGCTGGCCGAGGCCTATGCCGGAGGCGCGCGTCAATCCGGACAGGATGTCCGTATCCTGCGCCTCGGCGATCTGGCCTTCGACACCAACTATCCCACCCGGCCGCAGGACGCGCAGGGCGATGAACCCGACCTGGCCCAGGCCCGCGCGCACGTCACCTGGGCGGATCACCTGGCCTTCGTCTTTCCGAACTGGTGGGGGATGATGCCCGCCCTGCTCAAGGGATTCATCGACCGGATCTTCTCGCCCGGCTTCGCCTTCCAGATGCATGACGATGGCACCTGGGACAGGCTGCTGAAGGGAAAAACGGCCCAGATCATCACGACCATGGATACCCCGGGCTGGGTCTACCGCCTCATCTACGGCCAGCCGGGCATCAACGCGCTCAAGCGCGCCACCCTGCAGTTCTGCGGCGTCACGCCGGTTCGCGTGCTGCGCTTCGGTACCGTGTTCAATTCCACGCCGCCGCAGCGGGCGCACTGGATCGAGAAGGCGCGCGCGGCCGGGCGCCGCCTCGCTCTCGGCGTGCCGGACCGCGGCGAGGCCGTGGCGGCGAAGACGCTGAGCTGGATCCGGGCGATGCGCCTGCAGTTCTACCCGATGACCTGGCTCGCCTATACGCTGGGTGCGGGTATGGCCCACGGCGTCGGCGTGTTTGCGCAGCCGGTGTACTGGCTGGGATATCTCGCGGTGTTCCTGCTCGAGTTCGCCGCCGTGCTGATCAACGAATATGTCGACTACGACAGCGACCGCCGCAATCGCAACTTCAGCCCGTTCAACGGCGGTTCCCGCGTGCTGGTCGACGGCGCGCTGAGTTTCGCCGAGGTGCGCTACGGCCTGGCCTTCGCGCTCACCGGCTTCGCCGCCAGCGGCCTGCTGCTGTCCGCCGCGGGCGGCGTGCCGGCGGCGACGCTGGGCGCGCTATGCGTGAGCGGCGTGATACTCTGCCTGGGCTATACGTCGCCGCCCCTGCGGTTCTGCTGGCGCGGCCTCGGCGAGGTTGTGGTCGCACTCACTCACAGCTTCCTCGCCGTCGTCTGCGGCTGGCTGCTGCTGGGCGGACCGGCCGCGGACCCCCTGCCCTGGATGCTCGGCCTGCCCCTGTTCTGGTCCATCCTGCCCGCCATCACGCTGTCGGCGATCCCGGACCTGGAGGCCGATTCCGCGGTGGGCAAGCGCACGCTGGTGGCCGAACTCGGGGCCGGTCGCGCGCTCGTGTTCTGCATGGCGGCGGTCGTGGCCGCGGCGGCGTTCGCGCTGGCGTGGCAGGTGCTGGGGATCGGCGGGGACAGCTATGCGGGCATAGGCTGGTTCGTGCTGCCGCACGCGGCGCTGCTGCTCGTCATGCTGCAGCGCTACCGGCGGAGGTACCGCCGCCCGACGCGCATCAACGGCCTGATGGCCACCGCCCTGAGTTACATACTGTGGTTCGTCGCGGTGCCGTTCTGGAATACGCTGTAG
- a CDS encoding PstS family phosphate ABC transporter substrate-binding protein has product MLRKPVLMATFTAALLAAAVSAQAARDYISIVGSSTVYPFSTVVAEQYGKATKFKTPKIESTGTGGGFKLFCAGVGVEHPDVTNASRAIKKSEYDACQQNGVKDIIEVKIGYDGIAVANSKKAAQMQLTLRDIYLALAKEVPDPKGGDRVVPNPYKTWKDVNPALPANKIEVLGPPPTSGTRDAFAELALEGGCQTFSWIKDLKKKDEDQFKRICMTVREDGAYIEAGENDNLIVQKLESNPNAVGVFGYSFLDQNRDYVQGSIVDGVAAEYDAIAEGKYPISRPLFFYVKKAHIGVIPGIEEFLKEFSSEKAWGPEGYLSDRGLISMPDAERAKFRDAAVKLTPMSM; this is encoded by the coding sequence ATGCTTAGAAAACCGGTTCTAATGGCGACATTCACCGCAGCCCTGCTGGCTGCCGCCGTGTCCGCGCAGGCCGCGCGCGACTATATCAGTATCGTGGGCTCGTCCACGGTCTATCCCTTCAGCACGGTAGTAGCCGAGCAGTACGGCAAGGCGACCAAGTTCAAGACCCCCAAGATCGAATCCACCGGCACGGGCGGCGGCTTCAAGCTGTTCTGCGCCGGCGTCGGCGTCGAACATCCGGACGTCACCAACGCCTCGCGCGCGATCAAGAAGAGCGAATACGACGCCTGCCAGCAGAACGGCGTGAAGGATATCATCGAGGTCAAGATCGGCTACGACGGTATCGCCGTCGCGAACTCGAAGAAGGCGGCACAGATGCAGTTGACGCTGCGCGACATCTACCTGGCCCTGGCCAAGGAAGTGCCGGATCCGAAGGGCGGTGACCGCGTGGTGCCGAATCCCTACAAGACCTGGAAGGATGTCAACCCGGCCCTGCCCGCCAACAAGATCGAAGTCCTCGGCCCGCCCCCGACTTCGGGCACGCGCGACGCCTTTGCCGAGCTGGCACTGGAAGGCGGCTGCCAGACCTTCAGCTGGATCAAGGATCTCAAGAAGAAGGACGAGGACCAGTTCAAGCGCATCTGCATGACCGTGCGCGAGGACGGCGCCTACATCGAGGCCGGTGAAAACGACAACCTGATCGTGCAGAAGCTGGAAAGCAACCCCAACGCCGTCGGCGTCTTCGGCTACAGCTTCCTGGACCAGAACCGGGATTATGTCCAGGGTTCCATCGTGGACGGCGTGGCCGCCGAGTATGATGCGATCGCGGAAGGGAAATATCCGATCTCGCGGCCCCTGTTCTTCTACGTGAAGAAGGCCCACATCGGGGTGATCCCGGGCATCGAGGAATTCCTGAAGGAGTTCAGCAGCGAGAAGGCCTGGGGCCCCGAGGGTTACCTGTCCGATCGCGGTCTGATCTCCATGCCGGACGCCGAGCGCGCCAAGTTCCGCGATGCGGCGGTGAAACTGACGCCGATGTCGATGTAA
- the pstC gene encoding phosphate ABC transporter permease subunit PstC, producing the protein MQTSMLIMVLLILSSIAFYLGRRRALSVAQGKVRNLHSLPSYYGYYVALWCGLPALLVAGIWFSAEDAIITGILVENLPQEIRSLDPGRINLVVNDIRNLVSGNVTSREADAAMLAASDHYRQLRATSHAALSVVALALVIVAGTFSLARIRPDYRARNAVERIVMALLIACSSIAIFTTIGIVLSVLFESLRFFQTISIFEFLFSPHWSPQTALRADQVGSSGAFGAVPLFAGTLLISFIAMVVAVPIGLLSAIYLSEYAGPRLRANVKPLLEILAGIPTVVYGFFAALVVAPMIRDAGATLGLDVASESALAAGLVMGIMIIPFVSSLSDDVINAVPQALRDGAYALGSTQSETVRKVILPAALPGIVGGILLAVSRAIGETMIVVMAAGLSANLTANPLDAVTTVTVQIVTLLTGDQEFDSPKTLAAFALGLVLFVATLLLNVFALHIVRKYREQYE; encoded by the coding sequence ATGCAAACCTCCATGCTGATCATGGTCCTGCTGATCCTCAGCTCGATCGCCTTCTACCTGGGGCGGCGGCGCGCCCTCTCGGTCGCGCAGGGCAAGGTCCGCAACCTGCATTCCCTGCCGTCCTACTACGGTTACTACGTCGCCCTGTGGTGCGGACTTCCCGCCCTGCTGGTGGCGGGCATCTGGTTTTCCGCCGAGGATGCGATCATCACGGGCATACTGGTTGAGAATCTGCCGCAGGAGATTCGCAGCCTGGATCCGGGCCGGATCAACCTGGTGGTCAACGATATTCGCAATCTGGTCAGCGGCAACGTCACCTCGCGGGAGGCCGACGCGGCCATGCTGGCGGCGTCAGACCATTACCGCCAGTTGCGCGCTACGAGCCACGCCGCGCTGAGCGTCGTCGCGCTCGCGCTCGTCATCGTCGCCGGCACCTTCAGCCTGGCACGCATCAGGCCGGATTACCGCGCCCGCAACGCCGTCGAACGCATCGTCATGGCGCTGCTCATCGCCTGCTCGAGCATCGCGATCTTCACCACTATCGGCATCGTGCTCTCGGTGCTGTTCGAATCGCTGCGCTTCTTCCAGACGATTTCCATCTTCGAGTTCCTGTTCAGCCCGCACTGGAGCCCGCAGACCGCGCTCCGCGCCGACCAGGTCGGTTCCTCCGGGGCGTTCGGCGCCGTGCCGCTGTTCGCCGGCACCCTGCTGATCTCGTTCATCGCCATGGTGGTGGCGGTGCCGATCGGCCTGCTCTCCGCCATCTACCTGTCGGAATATGCCGGCCCCAGGCTGCGCGCCAACGTGAAGCCGCTGCTCGAGATCCTCGCGGGCATCCCGACCGTCGTTTACGGATTCTTCGCGGCCCTGGTCGTCGCCCCGATGATCCGCGACGCCGGCGCCACCCTCGGCCTCGACGTCGCCTCGGAGAGCGCGCTCGCCGCCGGGCTCGTGATGGGCATCATGATCATCCCCTTCGTCTCCTCGCTGTCGGACGACGTCATCAACGCGGTGCCGCAGGCGCTGCGCGACGGCGCCTACGCCCTGGGCTCGACCCAGTCGGAGACGGTGCGCAAGGTGATCCTGCCGGCCGCGCTGCCCGGCATCGTCGGCGGCATCCTGCTGGCCGTGTCACGCGCCATCGGCGAGACCATGATCGTGGTCATGGCCGCGGGCCTGTCCGCGAACCTGACTGCCAACCCGCTGGATGCGGTCACCACGGTGACAGTGCAGATTGTGACCCTGCTGACGGGAGACCAGGAATTCGACAGTCCGAAGACCCTGGCCGCGTTCGCCCTCGGCCTGGTGCTGTTCGTCGCGACGCTGCTGTTGAACGTATTCGCCCTGCATATCGTGCGGAAGTACCGGGAGCAATATGAATAA
- the pstA gene encoding phosphate ABC transporter permease PstA, with amino-acid sequence MNNQERDNAGADGLDSRRTIEIVRAGLKRRQAAETRFRIYGFAAIVLGLASLSVLFVSIVGNGYTAFTQTYIKVPVYFDPAGIDPEGTRDPETLNTADYAGLVKASLREMFPAVTDRSERRDLYSIISTGAGFELRDRVLDDHALIGARQEVWLVADDEVDMLMKGHVDRTVPELDRRVKDDQIAWIDQLVADGRVEKRFNTNFFLAGDSRDPELAGIRGALVGSLYTLLLTLLLSFPIGVAAAVYLEEFAPRNRLTDLIEVNINNLAAVPSIVFGLLGLAVFINFFGIPRSSPLVGALVLTLLVLPTIIIASRAALKSVPPSIREAALGVGASPMQAMFYHVLPLAMPGMLTGTIIGMAHALGETAPLLMIGMVAFIVTVPGGVFDPATVLPVQVFLWADSPERAFVEKTSAAILVLLAFLILMNAVAVILRKRFERRW; translated from the coding sequence ATGAATAATCAGGAAAGGGATAACGCCGGCGCCGACGGGCTGGATTCCCGGCGCACCATCGAGATCGTGCGCGCCGGTCTGAAGCGGCGCCAGGCGGCGGAAACGCGCTTCCGTATCTACGGTTTTGCGGCGATCGTGCTCGGCCTGGCGTCCCTTTCAGTGCTGTTCGTGAGCATCGTCGGCAACGGCTACACAGCCTTCACGCAGACCTATATAAAGGTACCGGTATACTTCGACCCTGCCGGGATCGATCCCGAAGGGACGCGTGATCCGGAGACGCTCAACACCGCCGATTACGCCGGTCTGGTGAAGGCATCCCTGCGTGAGATGTTCCCTGCCGTGACGGATCGCAGCGAGCGTCGTGATCTCTACAGCATCATCAGCACCGGCGCGGGCTTCGAGCTGCGCGACAGGGTGCTGGACGATCACGCTCTGATCGGCGCCCGGCAGGAAGTCTGGCTGGTGGCCGACGACGAGGTCGACATGCTGATGAAGGGCCACGTTGATCGCACGGTTCCTGAGCTGGACCGGCGCGTCAAGGACGACCAGATCGCCTGGATCGACCAGCTCGTCGCGGACGGCCGCGTGGAGAAGCGCTTCAACACGAATTTCTTCCTTGCGGGCGACTCGCGCGATCCGGAACTGGCCGGCATCCGCGGGGCGCTCGTCGGATCCTTGTACACGCTGCTGCTGACCCTGCTACTGTCCTTCCCCATCGGGGTGGCTGCCGCGGTCTACCTGGAGGAGTTCGCGCCGCGCAACCGGCTGACCGACCTGATCGAGGTCAACATCAACAACCTCGCGGCCGTGCCCTCCATCGTGTTCGGCCTGCTGGGACTCGCGGTGTTCATCAACTTCTTCGGTATTCCGCGCTCCTCGCCGCTGGTCGGCGCGCTGGTTCTGACGTTGCTGGTGCTGCCCACCATCATCATTGCGAGCCGCGCCGCGCTGAAGTCGGTGCCGCCCTCGATCCGCGAGGCCGCGCTCGGCGTGGGCGCCTCGCCGATGCAGGCCATGTTCTACCACGTGCTGCCGCTCGCCATGCCGGGCATGCTGACCGGAACCATCATCGGCATGGCGCATGCGCTCGGCGAGACCGCGCCGCTGCTGATGATCGGCATGGTGGCCTTCATCGTGACCGTACCCGGGGGTGTGTTCGACCCGGCCACCGTGTTGCCGGTGCAGGTCTTCCTCTGGGCCGACAGCCCCGAGCGGGCGTTCGTCGAGAAGACCTCGGCGGCCATCCTGGTGCTGCTCGCGTTTCTCATCCTGATGAATGCGGTCGCCGTCATCCTGCGCAAGCGGTTCGAGCGCAGGTGGTGA